The Pichia kudriavzevii chromosome 3, complete sequence nucleotide sequence CGTTGCTTCTCACTACGGAAACATGTCATTTTTCAGCTCTtctatttcaaaattaaaggTAAGCAATGGAAtgctattttctttttgatataATGTTTTGTTAGTATAACAATCATCCCAAGGAGATGTTTGTAACTTTCctaatttttgaaagagatttaaaaaatataatgtCAACGGTAACTAATGATTTACCAACCAGACCGAAAATCAATAGTACCCATGAAGCCAAACAACCCAATCGAACAAACTTCCATTTTACAAAagttattatttttttcttcatatAATTAATGTTTACATCTCGTATCTTCCAAAGGTGGGCCTATCAATGTGTATATATCCCGGCACACGCCTACTATTCTAGCAAATATCAGCTTATTTCCTGCTTCTTAATTCGCTCTTACAGGCTATCTCATATAAGACTTCAAAGTACAGTTCAtccttcaactttaaaTGTGAAGGAGAATAAAATTAGTAAGTGTCagcaatatcaaaattCCGTTCTGTTACTaattcaccaatttgaTAAACAGTTTTTATTCTTAGAAAATAATCCAAAGGGGAACTGAGACTGTTGATGTCtttctgattttttcaagaatttttGCCAGTGATCTTTTAAACTAATAATTATGTTTGGTGCTCGGAAATacctttgtttttttttctattgaGTTAAGGGTGAAAAGCGTGTTTACTTTCCAGTCTATTGCACACTTTATTTGAGAAGATTTAAAAATCTAAGAGCTAATCTCCCTACTTTTGAAGCTGAAACTTTAAAGATCATACATTGTCGAGAtccaaattgaagaaattccaaGACTGAGAAGGGAGTTTTTTTAAGTAATTCTTCTACATACTTTGCGAAAAGTTTTAGAGTTTAAACTATCCATAGCTCTCAGGCCCTAACTTTCTTAAACAAAACATAAAGTTTAGCTGTTGTGCCGAAAATAATTGCGATTTGGGTATAACCGGATACCATAATAAATTATTATAGTTCTTTTTGCTAGTACTTCCAAGATGAATTAagtaataaaaaaagagtcaaaaaagaaaatcaattgatcGAACCCAGGATCGAACTGGGGACGTTATGCGTGTTAAGCATATGCCATAACCAACTAGACCATCCGACCAATTACTTTTTCTTGAGTGAATACAGATGTTTTTACAGGTTGGGGTTGTCTCTCTAAAGGCTGAATAAATTATCGAAAACACATGGTTCttttaaacaaaaaatcgTTTTGTTATTGCTTTAGTCAAACCAACcctaaaacaaaaatctCTAGGCCTTTGTTGAAAGTGAGAAAAAACACCTACGTGCTGAAAAATACTATATGGTTTTCGTACATCTGATGTGGCAATGTTGACAACtgaattctttttttattaccATGAGTTATTTTAAATAAGATTCCAATGTGCTCCTAATTGATGAAGTAACTATGGCAAAATATTAAAAGTTACAGTTTATAGATGAACATCGGGTATTACTTCTATAAGAACCTATAGAGTATGAGAGAGCtaattttaatttttccCCATCTTTGAATAGTTGCTTATATTGTATGAAATTCCCATTTGATTAGCTATTATATTCAATATGGgatttatttttagaaaagTATCCTTTAGTAGTATGTGCAATTACCCAAGGAATAAACTGaattatttctttcctATAGAACTTATACGCCTAAGAAGCCAGCGTTTGTTTTCTATTGTAAGACAATATTGTGGCAACCATTCAGGCAATATAGTATCTTCTTTTGTGTGAAGAAGTTTATAGGGTTGTTCCAACTGACGGGCACTTAAAACCTCACAAATTAATTCTTAATATTGTCAAGTTGTTTATTTCAGGTTGGATATTCCCAAGGAGAACAAACAGATAGTAAGAAAAGATAACATATCTTttattctatttttttagcTATTTATAAAAGGTAAATGTGTCAGCAAAAGAAGGGGTCATTGTCACGTATCCATGCTACTTTGTTAAAATGCACTGAATGTCGTTCagtgaaacaaaaataaaagaactatacaaaacaaaacaaaaacaaccaaagaaaaggatTTATTCCCAACCTAAAAAAGAATCTGATTGGAAAGGGCCCAACAGATTGATAGGTTTATCTTTCTGGGGAAAGTGGTATAAACGAAGATTTTATAAAGTAGCATATGATAATTCCCTAGCCGTCACCGCTCATCTAATTAATAGgcatcaaaaaaaaaaaacaacattCTGAACTGGATATTTAcactttcaattgtttgaaGTTTCCATCACTCATAACCGCAGAAATCATGCTTAGAAGGGGTTCGATGATTCCTCGTATAGATATTCTACCATTACAGAATGTCcttcattcaaaaaatggaatgAAGAATTCTGTTGCCGACAAGTATTTTGTTCCAAATGATACCAACCGGTTTTcgtatatttttttattctgTGAGAATCAAAACACCATATACACCTACTAAATTCTTTTAAGCTTCATTCTGCAGTATACGTATTAACATCTAGCACAAGTACCTCTGATGAACTTTACGGGCCTAGAAAAAACACTGCATTCTTGAAACTAGTTTAAGTATGATTCTAAGTAGTGACACGTGAATCGTAAAAGAAAcatcattttttcttttctctgCTTTAGTTCCTTGACGTGAGATCTCTGGCTTCTTTAGTTCAGGTGTGACTATTTCAATAGCTTGTCATATGCTCAATCCTATCCTCTAGCCAGTTTCAGCGTGTCACCTTCAATTTGCCAAAGAAAGTTAATACTGAGATGAGTTCTGCAATGACTCACCGTGCACGGTGAGTATTCGAAGGGCTGAAAAAAGTCTGACAAGTCTCTGTCCTTTAGAACTTCTGCGTTCATGGCAAGGCATCGAAAATACATGGGCAAGATTACAGAGGCGCGTTTTCCAAAAGGAAAGTCCCATATGCCCCTGGAACCACATCAATATATCATTTTTCTAAGGTGGATTTCTAACTTTTTCGTGTGGATTGCAATTCAGAAGGCTATGCCGCCCAAAAATGAAGAGGGACCACTGTTTGACCAAGAACATTCAACAGGCTTGACGGATCAActacaagaaaaaatctcGAGTAAATGCAAAACTTATCACTTGCAACTGAACAATTTGCATGAAAGGATATATCGGTATGAAACATTTAAGGTTCTAGTTGGCTTTCTCGAGAATACACTGTTGGCTCATATACCTTATATAGATTTCCCTACAAACGAAATACTAGATATGGTTCTGACAGCTACCCAGTTAAACCAAGTCTCGGAGAGGCCCTCTGACTCTATTGTTTGTTTAGCTGCCCCATGCATTAGATACCTAAGCAGCCTATTGAGGGTATTCGAATACTCTCCTGTTCTTAGGGACAAGGAGGAAAAActtatattcaaaaaggaACTTGACACTCTATATCAAAAGCTACGAGCCCTTTTCTCGTTTCTTATCCCTGATGACTCTAGGAGgcgaaaaagaaagaagcaCTCAACAGTTCAGTCTTATTTGTTAGCCAGAAATTTATCAGATGGCTTCTCTGCAGCGGATAAGCCAGAAAATGTGGAAGGGAAACTTATATTAAACAAAATTGACTCTGTTTTTGAATTATCTACTAATTCGGACAAGTTTAACAAACTGGATACGTTTTTTGGGGTACAATATTTGAAGGAAATAAAGTATAGTTTTTGGGATTCCTTTATATTCGCTTTTGAAACGGCCAGTAAACTAACATGCATTCAGAACCCCGAAATATATGAGATTTACTATGAAACTTGGTCTCGCTGGCGTGAACTACACAAATTGTTAATCGGATTTATGACTTTGGAGATTAAACGAGAACAGAAACTATTTAATACGCTACTATgttcaaatttgatgaGAATCACACACGTGACAGATCCAGGCATGTTTACCGATGATCAGTATGAAGACTCATTATTAACTAGTATCAGGTATGTTTTTGCAAGCTCCAAGGATCCCATTTTGAGTGGTCCTATTTTGTCAATAGATTTAACAAAGAGTAAAACTTTCGCATCGATTCCCTTAACCATTGAATCTAAGTATACTGGATCTGGAATAGGAATAGAGTCATTACCAACAAGATCTGAGctattgaatttgatcTGGAGACACATAGCTGCACTACCCGTTAgtgaagaaacaaaagagtCTTTTGTCGATAATGTTGCAACTGAATTAATGAAACTAACTCCAAGGGAAaactttgtatttttttcaagtcGTTTGAGTACCTTGATTGAGGATACCACCGAGGACCTGAATTTCTTGGTTTCATTTAAAATGATGAATCTTATTTCCAGAGATTGGTCTTACACAGCATATAATTTTCTCGAAAACTTCTCCAGTTACATTAAACATATAGGTACATTTATTAGTCAGCTTGCTGAACAGGATCATCAGCGACCCCTTTCACAAAGCGCATCAGATATCCTGACTATAACTGGTTGCAATAACAGCGAGtttaatttattttttgtcCTAGCTAATtatcaacttctttatatttcaCGAACAGTCAAGTTTTCTGCAGAAGAATGGAAGTTATTAGAGGGAATTAATCTGCTGAAACGTACAGTCCACTTAAATTTAGCCGATTTGCTAAAAGATAAACTATAGGCAACTTCAAATTAGAAATTATCgaaaaattattcaatCCACATTTATATTAACTAAAAAGTCTAATAATTTCCTCACAGCTAGCATATGTACAGGTATAATATTATGTTCACTACTAGCACCTGCAAAACGTCTCtccttttctctttctttcatttttaacCTTTTTTGCCTCTGGTACATTTTATTAAATTGTGAATACTGCTGCTGAATCAGTTGCCTTTCACGTTTTCTATCCAGCTTTTCACTGACAAAATTAGACATGACACCTTGGTTTGACGCGTGGTTCTTATCATCCCataaatcatcatcatcatcatcttctgtAAAATCATCTGAAGCAACATTACCACACACTCGAACAAGACCAGTCATTCCTAAACAAGGCGCAATGGATCCCAAATGTCTATATTGCACAAGCAAACGCTTCAAAAACTTTGTGATATCCATGCCAGCTTGAAAACTTAGTAAATTGACCTCTAGtatgttgttgtttgtaACACCTTCACCAGTATTAACCAAAAATCCAGTTTTTAGGGGAAGTCTTGGTTGGTTTGAAAGCGGTTGGGGTATTTCATAAATCAGACCATAACATTCATCTGCAATGTCAATAATAGTAGAAATTTTGGGAACATCATCCGTTCCAGCTGAATTCTCCATTAAAGGTTGTAGAGTTTGTATTGGCATTTGTAAATGTGCGTTCATTGAATCAATTGGTGACAaaccattttcaaaagaaggagTATACATCGAAACTTCTGGACTTTCATATTTCGTGCTACTAACTAATTGATGAGGCATGGTTGAGCTCGCCATAAGGTTTGCAGGTGTTTGCGTTTgtgaatttgttgaagaaactgTGTAGTTCACTTCAGTAGAagcttcttctcttcttttatTTACCATTCTCGGTCCTGAGTTCTGAGATATGATTAAGGAAGACGATTCTAACTCTGCAGTCATCACTATTAGCATTATGTCATTGTTTTTGGAAGATAATCTTTTCCACTCAACTAGTTCATCGTCGGGAATAATATTGCTCAATCTAGTTAAAATCACGAAAGtcttttttccaaaagttGAGATATAATCTGTCGTAATTGACATGATATCATTTGCAACTTCTTCGAAGTTCTTACTTCCTTCCAACTGATCACTAATGTACCAAGACTTTGTGTAGTTATACTCACCAGTTTGAGTTATCCAACTAGCCACACACCATTTCTTATCAACTGACCTTTCATAAcacagatgaagaaatgtcTCATTATCAACTAGGCTCTTTAAGGAAGATCTTTTGGCAAGGCTAAAgtcaatttcattttggatttcattttcaatgcaGAACATGCTATTCCGGTCTTTTAAAGAAGTTCTACTGTTCCTTGGACATATATTGAATAACTCAAAACACAATTGTGTATACTCTTGATTTGTGAGAACAATAAATTGGCCTTCCTCGTTTAAGTAAAATGACTCTACAGAAAAAGCCTTGTAGAAGAGTGTAAGGGGTAAACGAACAATAGTTTTaacctttttctttttttttttttttagtgGATCTGATTTTTCagatatatttttctccATCATAGCTGCTTCAAACCTTTGGGAAACCCCTGCTAATTTTATGATTGATTCTATGCTTTGGAAGGGCTCaagaaacatcaacaataGTTTATTATCACCTTCAATAGCCATGGTAGATTGTATACTTTCGAcactttgaagaagttgggTTTCCGCTTCTTCCCAGTAATCATTCATATTGTCCATTTTACAGTCCACTTCAACGATTCCTGTTTCAAACCCCTTTTCAATCTCCCCCAATTTGCAATCGTTATAACAATCAATGAGGttatcaagaaaatttaAGGCGGAACTATTAAAGTTTGCATTCACTTTTGGAACAATGAAAATTACCTTGAAATCTTTTTTACAATGTGGCTCAAAGTTCAgaattttccaatattttagGCTTACCTTGTTTGCAACTATTTCTTCGTTAGCCCTCTTCATACGTATTTTAGTAGAATCTACTCTGAATAAGTTATGAGAAGGAATGGAGCCATTTATTTCAGAGTCCTGATCTTTATTACCAGTATCTTCAACCAGAGGCAGTTGGTTAGCAATTTGATTCGTTTGGTTATTACTCATAACAAgggaaaataaactaaGTCCCATATCATCAAAGGGTTTCAAATTATCCTCAAGCTTATTCTGACAATTATGAGcttgttcttgttgttgctgttggttttggtgattttcaaatagtGAATCAAAGGGTTTATTTTCCATAGATTCAGTATTAGAATCTAATAACTCAAACACATTGACTTTATTGATACTAGGAAATATTTTAAAGAGTAGATATTCAACGTCAGAGTCTAGAACTGAAGGACATTCTCTGTTTTTGACTATTGTGTTTAACATTGTGTTATTCATATACTTTTGAGAATACAATACAAGTTCTTGCAAAATAGGTAACACATCAACAACCTGGAACATTTTTATAGTCAAGTTCTTAGATCCTAAAAAGTTAAAAGGAACTTGAATCGGTGCAATCATTCTTAGCACGTAGAACCACGAATTCGGGacttcaatatttttcagcGGGGTTACAGTCTTTATGACTGGGGTTTCAGCTGGCGGTTCTGCAAATGCAATCAACGGAGTTGCTGAGTTATCAAACCTAGGCACGAGTTTGTTTTCAGAGTGACTACTTGTTTCCGGATGACTGAACCCAACGCTTCGGTGACGAACCTCGTCTTCTCTGGTTTCgttatcatcattatcttcGAATTCAAGATCCAGCTCATTGTCGTCATCTTCCAAAATATTGTCGAAAATAGTTTCCagttttcttctctttgcaGAATTACCTTCCACAACTCCTGCCATTTTAATCCCCAAACCGGTTATTGACTTTTGAACATTCGCAGGAGATATTCCTAGCTCATCTGAAAAATCTTCACTATAGTCTGAGTGGTTTGAGATTTCATTTCCATCATTTACGGGATCCATACCAATATCACAAGCTATATCATTTTTGGTACTATCTAGCAAGTCATATGTATTATACATATCTTTCCCATCGACTTTGGATAAAAAATCATCCTGTTCTCTGTGTCCATCATCATTAAGCTTTTCGTTGAGTATATTTGAATCGTCTTTGTCGCTATCATCACTGTCTGATAGCAAGTCGTCATTTAAATCTACCAAACCAGAGTTATGTCCAGGAGCTGCCAAAAAAGATTGCCTTCTTGTACTTATTTCCTCCAATTTACTGTCCTTTGTAGAAAGTAGAGGAGTTCGCCTTGTAGAAGAATTTGAGCAGGATTGCTCTGACTCTGGATTTCTTAATTCGAATGGGTCAAGGGAATTATGCTTAACAAAGAACTTTCCACCATCACTGTATTTGCTatcaatttccttttgaatGAGAGGGTTGAAATTTAGTGGAGCAAATACAGACTTTTTAGGTTCATTCATATTGGATTCAACTTGATTATTGGCCGCAGCCATGTCCTTGGTTGTATCAAAACTACCAGCATCAGAGGGAAcaaaaatttggaaagGAATCGGAGAAGGAGCACCAGGATCTTTGTAAAACGGGGATGTACTGATTGCCCCCTTGACACTCGGAGCCATTGCATCTACGCTGCTCTCACTTCCACTTCCAGCGTGCTTCACAGATTCAACACTATATTCTTTGGCATGAGGTTGAGTTGATGCTTCAGGTCCATATTCTGAATTCGACTCAAGTTCCATATTATCAATTGCGGAATCGACAGCTTCGTCCATTGCCTTTTCATAATCCACTGTATCATAATCTTGAAGTTCtcctttattttccaaactTTCAACGTCAGACACGGACCCTCCAAACAAATCATTCCAATCATCGTCAACGTTGGAATCCAGTTTATCTTTGG carries:
- a CDS encoding uncharacterized protein (PKUD0C06320; similar to Saccharomyces cerevisiae YDR443C (SSN2); ancestral locus Anc_5.559) is translated as MFRIQDLNPIFSTPLPFFPGTTGQVNSNQILPNNTSGNNQTCHTTNTNVFPAIPSSSAASFANTFSNSVGQHSSNPYTPSFIGSPTANTFPSQQLNNDKALNYTSFYKFCCLNSVNCFFYQVCSPNNGNGNLNAISATYQVLQYEQLIKDKLENDYQIKDVITWIAKKELCVFQLQVDNPSEPFESNVGFQQLKDAMNNIISENNIPLKLSSCSTFDSKKIFRNIHSKTVAAQNSLDNKPYNVVYLSFLRAVHKLILQRLAKSHSLFEASNQSISLDIFPYSGQLMASSMIQRKIVTTIPADFLNTSKKKRILKKLVPYSIIKVNPSLNQKNELIVNFVSLKKIFYKLSDFITISCNNSLSILDGKSNFALYIAPSGIRCLIAGERYSDSITDQPPPNGDVLLDVLKNFNDIDILSCPTLINEKRLWIKLHPSTFNSATGPIIANFLNKIPSNGKKFIYWPLELCFIQFPSDASPGMDMDEPILDHAEFRIDDPLDIVDTFLEIEKSKINSDKDDGQVVQTANNDQTQPEAVMMGTGESKSFKFPESFDFNPGMDHFDQQLKPLKHLTTGEIDGLHDYIKSTGDLDDLFDNKAIDLEISENIAKQSENDFEQQIKHEFEESNENNRSENVIKGDTDPSKDKLDSNVDDDWNDLFGGSVSDVESLENKGELQDYDTVDYEKAMDEAVDSAIDNMELESNSEYGPEASTQPHAKEYSVESVKHAGSGSESSVDAMAPSVKGAISTSPFYKDPGAPSPIPFQIFVPSDAGSFDTTKDMAAANNQVESNMNEPKKSVFAPLNFNPLIQKEIDSKYSDGGKFFVKHNSLDPFELRNPESEQSCSNSSTRRTPLLSTKDSKLEEISTRRQSFLAAPGHNSGLVDLNDDLLSDSDDSDKDDSNILNEKLNDDGHREQDDFLSKVDGKDMYNTYDLLDSTKNDIACDIGMDPVNDGNEISNHSDYSEDFSDELGISPANVQKSITGLGIKMAGVVEGNSAKRRKLETIFDNILEDDDNELDLEFEDNDDNETREDEVRHRSVGFSHPETSSHSENKLVPRFDNSATPLIAFAEPPAETPVIKTVTPLKNIEVPNSWFYVLRMIAPIQVPFNFLGSKNLTIKMFQVVDVLPILQELVLYSQKYMNNTMLNTIVKNRECPSVLDSDVEYLLFKIFPSINKVNVFELLDSNTESMENKPFDSLFENHQNQQQQQEQAHNCQNKLEDNLKPFDDMGLSLFSLVMSNNQTNQIANQLPLVEDTGNKDQDSEINGSIPSHNLFRVDSTKIRMKRANEEIVANKVSLKYWKILNFEPHCKKDFKVIFIVPKVNANFNSSALNFLDNLIDCYNDCKLGEIEKGFETGIVEVDCKMDNMNDYWEEAETQLLQSVESIQSTMAIEGDNKLLLMFLEPFQSIESIIKLAGVSQRFEAAMMEKNISEKSDPLKKKKKKKVKTIVRLPLTLFYKAFSVESFYLNEEGQFIVLTNQEYTQLCFELFNICPRNSRTSLKDRNSMFCIENEIQNEIDFSLAKRSSLKSLVDNETFLHLCYERSVDKKWCVASWITQTGEYNYTKSWYISDQLEGSKNFEEVANDIMSITTDYISTFGKKTFVILTRLSNIIPDDELVEWKRLSSKNNDIMLIVMTAELESSSLIISQNSGPRMVNKRREEASTEVNYTVSSTNSQTQTPANLMASSTMPHQLVSSTKYESPEVSMYTPSFENGLSPIDSMNAHLQMPIQTLQPLMENSAGTDDVPKISTIIDIADECYGLIYEIPQPLSNQPRLPLKTGFLVNTGEGVTNNNILEVNLLSFQAGMDITKFLKRLLVQYRHLGSIAPCLGMTGLVRVCGNVASDDFTEDDDDDDLWDDKNHASNQGVMSNFVSEKLDRKRERQLIQQQYSQFNKMYQRQKRLKMKEREKERRFAGASSEHNIIPVHMLAVRKLLDFLVNINVD
- a CDS encoding uncharacterized protein (PKUD0C06310); its protein translation is MARHRKYMGKITEARFPKGKSHMPLEPHQYIIFLRWISNFFVWIAIQKAMPPKNEEGPLFDQEHSTGLTDQLQEKISSKCKTYHLQLNNLHERIYRYETFKVLVGFLENTLLAHIPYIDFPTNEILDMVLTATQLNQVSERPSDSIVCLAAPCIRYLSSLLRVFEYSPVLRDKEEKLIFKKELDTLYQKLRALFSFLIPDDSRRRKRKKHSTVQSYLLARNLSDGFSAADKPENVEGKLILNKIDSVFELSTNSDKFNKLDTFFGVQYLKEIKYSFWDSFIFAFETASKLTCIQNPEIYEIYYETWSRWRELHKLLIGFMTLEIKREQKLFNTLLCSNLMRITHVTDPGMFTDDQYEDSLLTSIRYVFASSKDPILSGPILSIDLTKSKTFASIPLTIESKYTGSGIGIESLPTRSELLNLIWRHIAALPVSEETKESFVDNVATELMKLTPRENFVFFSSRLSTLIEDTTEDLNFLVSFKMMNLISRDWSYTAYNFLENFSSYIKHIGTFISQLAEQDHQRPLSQSASDILTITGCNNSEFNLFFVLANYQLLYISRTVKFSAEEWKLLEGINLLKRTVHLNLADLLKDKL